The following proteins come from a genomic window of Lachnoclostridium phytofermentans ISDg:
- a CDS encoding Coenzyme F420 hydrogenase/dehydrogenase, beta subunit C-terminal domain, with protein sequence MKIGIVADLNDMNLDVWLSTYALQEALKEMEHISVVIHHSFINSEDGEKLGPKELAYEFYNVVEGSSQLSNDAGYYNLFDIYLVASERMWQKVKDNTIKEYYPIHYLRDSILLMQQKNYHPLAKKKSINEDYLLCYYETPSKEKLEFLKFLLDKKSLKLVSNQMGNNELKSLQSYTDQDIREFLLYLRHAKVVITDSGFIASMALLYEKPFLLLSEKTQEVLAAGILKELGLSSLILSDLSTSRDISIYNSLLETYENNQREFRKRIKDFRKEQKKKLSQLIRLASYEMYVDCPTDIKKIECCGCTACREVCPYNAIEMKPDEEGFIYPVVDHDKCVKCMLCKKVCVKRENPQTITYEKRENQQTNNNVKKENPQTDTSVRKESSQTNTSARKESSQTNTSVRKENSQTNTYAKKENFQTFTNEKKENPQTITYAKKENSQAISHAESYPIVYAVNNKKLKVRTNSSSGGIFPELVQYVIEELEGYVVGVKFDNDMNAVSSIAHTMEEAKEFYGAKYTKSDFTGMFRNVKKLLDKGETVLYSALPCEAAGLRAFLRKRYDNLIVSEVLCHAGPSPLVFRRYVQYLESRFHSKVKKINFRDKSKGWLALDNTMVVEFANREPLKLRARRNNYYRSFIKDNIARPACSQCSFVYTNRVGDLTMGDFWGIQYAKPEMFDNKGTSILMINTKNGENIWNKISNRFEYEESNLTEAFRYNHKKPIKLTEKRNEFFDRFEKEEINSLLQEFNDLK encoded by the coding sequence ATGAAAATAGGAATTGTAGCAGATCTAAATGATATGAATTTAGATGTTTGGTTGTCTACTTATGCTTTACAAGAAGCGTTAAAAGAAATGGAACATATATCAGTTGTAATTCACCATTCCTTTATAAATAGTGAGGATGGAGAAAAGCTAGGGCCAAAAGAGCTTGCCTATGAGTTTTATAATGTTGTGGAAGGAAGTTCACAGCTTAGTAATGATGCTGGATATTATAATTTATTCGATATTTATCTTGTGGCAAGTGAGAGAATGTGGCAGAAGGTAAAAGATAATACAATTAAAGAATATTATCCAATCCATTATTTACGAGATTCTATCCTCTTAATGCAACAAAAAAACTATCACCCACTTGCTAAGAAGAAATCAATTAACGAAGATTATCTTCTCTGCTATTATGAGACTCCTTCCAAGGAAAAATTAGAGTTTCTTAAGTTTCTTTTGGATAAAAAGAGCCTTAAGCTAGTATCAAACCAGATGGGAAATAATGAACTTAAAAGCTTACAAAGCTATACAGATCAAGATATCAGAGAATTCTTACTCTATCTACGTCATGCCAAGGTTGTAATTACTGATTCGGGATTTATTGCCTCTATGGCTCTTCTATATGAAAAACCATTCTTATTACTATCGGAAAAAACACAGGAGGTTTTAGCAGCAGGAATCTTAAAGGAATTAGGATTGTCTAGCCTTATCCTTTCCGATTTATCTACATCGAGAGATATTAGTATCTATAACTCTTTGTTGGAAACTTATGAAAATAATCAGCGGGAATTTAGAAAACGCATCAAAGATTTTAGAAAAGAACAAAAGAAAAAATTAAGCCAATTAATAAGATTAGCCAGTTATGAGATGTATGTTGATTGCCCAACGGATATTAAAAAGATTGAGTGTTGTGGATGCACAGCTTGTAGAGAAGTATGTCCTTATAATGCGATTGAAATGAAGCCGGATGAGGAAGGATTTATCTATCCGGTTGTGGATCATGATAAGTGCGTCAAATGTATGCTTTGTAAAAAAGTCTGTGTAAAAAGAGAAAATCCACAGACGATTACTTATGAAAAAAGAGAAAATCAGCAGACAAATAATAATGTAAAAAAAGAAAATCCACAGACGGATACTAGTGTAAGAAAAGAAAGTTCACAGACGAATACTAGTGCAAGAAAAGAAAGTTCACAGACGAATACTAGTGTAAGAAAAGAAAATTCACAGACGAATACCTATGCGAAAAAAGAAAATTTTCAGACATTTACTAATGAAAAAAAAGAAAATCCACAGACGATTACTTACGCAAAAAAAGAAAATTCACAAGCGATTTCTCATGCAGAAAGTTATCCCATAGTATACGCAGTAAATAATAAAAAGCTTAAGGTAAGAACTAATAGTTCTTCTGGTGGTATCTTCCCAGAATTGGTTCAATATGTAATAGAAGAATTAGAGGGATATGTAGTTGGTGTTAAGTTTGATAACGATATGAATGCAGTTTCTTCGATTGCACACACCATGGAGGAAGCAAAGGAATTCTATGGAGCAAAGTATACCAAGAGTGATTTTACCGGAATGTTTCGGAATGTAAAAAAGCTTTTAGATAAAGGGGAAACGGTTCTTTATTCTGCTCTTCCATGTGAGGCTGCAGGTCTTCGGGCATTTTTAAGAAAAAGATATGATAACCTTATTGTTAGTGAAGTACTATGCCATGCGGGACCATCTCCACTTGTATTTCGCAGGTATGTTCAGTATTTAGAGTCACGTTTTCATTCAAAGGTTAAAAAAATAAATTTTCGAGATAAATCAAAAGGATGGCTTGCACTTGATAATACCATGGTTGTAGAGTTTGCAAATCGAGAACCGCTAAAGCTTCGGGCAAGAAGAAACAATTATTATCGTAGCTTTATTAAAGATAATATAGCAAGGCCTGCTTGCAGTCAGTGTTCTTTTGTATATACCAATCGAGTCGGAGATTTAACGATGGGTGATTTTTGGGGAATTCAGTATGCAAAACCAGAGATGTTTGACAATAAGGGTACTAGTATATTAATGATTAACACTAAGAATGGAGAAAATATCTGGAATAAAATATCGAATCGTTTCGAATATGAAGAAAGCAACTTGACGGAAGCATTTCGTTACAATCATAAGAAACCTATAAAATTAACAGAAAAGAGAAATGAATTCTTTGATCGATTTGAAAAAGAAGAAATCAATTCTTTATTGCAAGAATTTAATGATTTAAAATAA
- a CDS encoding adenine phosphoribosyltransferase, whose product MKKLEEYVRSIPDFPEEGIIFRDVTSVLQDKDSLKMSIDQMQENLNGLDFDVIVGPESRGFIFGVPIAYNLNKAFIPVRKKGKLPCETVEMEYALEYGTATIEMHKDSIKPGQKVVIIDDLIATGGTIEAITKLIEQLGGEVVKIVFLMELEGLMGREKLKGYDIASVIKYAGK is encoded by the coding sequence ATGAAGAAACTAGAAGAGTATGTAAGAAGTATTCCTGATTTCCCTGAGGAAGGTATTATTTTTCGCGATGTAACAAGTGTTTTACAAGATAAAGATAGCTTAAAGATGTCGATTGATCAGATGCAAGAAAATCTAAATGGACTTGATTTTGATGTAATTGTCGGTCCAGAATCCAGAGGATTTATCTTTGGAGTGCCGATTGCATATAATTTAAATAAGGCTTTTATCCCAGTTCGTAAAAAGGGAAAACTTCCTTGTGAAACCGTTGAGATGGAATATGCACTAGAGTATGGTACTGCTACGATTGAAATGCATAAAGATTCTATTAAACCAGGACAAAAAGTTGTTATTATTGATGACTTAATTGCTACTGGAGGAACGATTGAAGCAATCACAAAGTTAATTGAACAATTGGGTGGAGAAGTTGTTAAGATTGTCTTCCTTATGGAATTAGAAGGACTTATGGGAAGAGAGAAGTTAAAGGGCTATGATATAGCTTCTGTCATAAAGTATGCTGGTAAATAA
- a CDS encoding RelA/SpoT family protein, with translation MQDETAIKYQKDRKIGVVPSDFTSPDELYEILLKTIRAYHPSTDVEIVEKAYKIATFAHKDQLRKSGEPYIIHPLCVAIILAELELDKETIVAGILHDVVEDTVLTVSELTKEFGEEVALLVDGVTKLTQLNYSKDKVEIQAENLRKMFLAMAKDIRVILIKLADRLHNMRTMQYQTPKKQIEKSRETMDIYAPIAQRLGISMIKIELDDLSLQYLEPEVYKELNEKIASKKEEREAFINSIVEDVGKHIAEANISAKIDGRVKHFFSIYKKMVNQGKTLEQIYDLFAVRIVVDTVKDCYAALGVIHEMYKPIPGRFKDYIAMPKPNMYQSLHTTLIGPNGQPFEIQIRTFEMHRTAEYGIAAHWKYKEGHDGKNTRDTEEAKLTWLRQILEWQRDLSDNKEFLSLLKNDLDLFSDSVYCFTPTGDVKNLPAGSNPVDFAYSIHSAVGNKMVGARVNGRLVPIDYVIQNGDRIEIMTSQNSKGPSRDWLNIVKSTQAKNKINQWFKTELKEDNIIRGKEMLVAYCKTKTITMSDLLKNEFMEVVMKKYGFRDWESVYAAVGHGGLKEGQVINKLQEVYTKKNRKEMTDEKVLETIADVKFDRPAVMKSKGGIVVQGIHDVAVHFSKCCSPVPGDEIVGFVTRGRGVSIHRTDCINVINLPYEDRERLIDAEWNIPADKQNSGLYTAEIKIYANNRNGVLLDVSRIFTENKIDVISMTVRTSKQGTATISVGFEINGVEQLHFIIGKLRSIESVIDIERTTG, from the coding sequence ATGCAGGATGAAACTGCAATTAAATATCAAAAAGACCGCAAAATAGGTGTTGTTCCATCGGATTTTACAAGTCCTGACGAGCTCTATGAGATTTTGCTTAAGACCATTCGTGCCTATCACCCATCCACTGATGTAGAGATTGTTGAGAAGGCTTATAAAATTGCGACTTTTGCACATAAAGATCAGTTGCGAAAATCAGGTGAACCTTATATTATACATCCGCTTTGTGTAGCGATTATTCTTGCAGAATTAGAACTTGACAAGGAAACAATTGTTGCAGGAATTCTTCATGATGTTGTGGAGGATACGGTATTAACCGTATCAGAGCTTACAAAAGAGTTTGGAGAGGAAGTAGCGCTGTTAGTGGATGGTGTTACGAAGTTAACTCAATTAAATTATTCAAAGGATAAGGTGGAAATCCAGGCTGAAAATCTTCGTAAGATGTTTCTTGCTATGGCAAAGGATATCCGTGTTATTCTAATTAAGTTGGCAGACAGACTTCACAATATGAGAACGATGCAGTACCAGACGCCTAAAAAACAGATAGAAAAATCCAGAGAAACGATGGATATCTATGCTCCAATAGCGCAACGTCTTGGTATTTCTATGATAAAAATAGAGCTGGATGATTTATCGCTACAGTACCTAGAACCTGAAGTTTATAAGGAACTGAATGAAAAAATCGCATCAAAAAAAGAAGAGCGAGAAGCTTTCATTAATAGCATCGTAGAGGACGTTGGAAAACATATCGCAGAAGCAAATATTTCAGCAAAGATAGATGGTCGAGTAAAACACTTCTTTAGTATCTATAAAAAGATGGTGAATCAAGGGAAAACCTTAGAGCAAATCTATGACTTATTTGCGGTAAGGATTGTTGTGGACACTGTAAAGGATTGCTATGCAGCTCTCGGAGTCATTCATGAGATGTATAAGCCGATACCAGGGCGTTTTAAAGATTATATCGCAATGCCCAAACCAAATATGTATCAGTCTCTTCATACCACTTTAATTGGTCCGAATGGACAGCCTTTTGAAATACAGATTCGTACTTTTGAAATGCATCGTACTGCAGAATATGGTATTGCAGCGCATTGGAAATACAAAGAAGGTCATGATGGTAAAAATACAAGAGATACCGAAGAAGCAAAGCTTACTTGGCTTCGTCAGATACTTGAGTGGCAAAGAGATTTATCGGATAACAAAGAATTTTTAAGTTTGTTAAAGAATGATTTAGATTTATTTTCAGACAGTGTTTATTGCTTTACACCAACAGGAGATGTAAAAAATCTACCAGCTGGCTCTAATCCAGTAGATTTTGCCTATAGTATTCATAGTGCAGTTGGAAACAAGATGGTTGGTGCTAGGGTGAATGGTAGACTTGTACCAATTGACTATGTGATACAAAATGGTGATCGTATTGAAATCATGACGTCGCAAAATTCGAAAGGTCCAAGTAGAGATTGGCTCAATATAGTTAAGAGTACTCAAGCAAAAAATAAAATCAATCAATGGTTTAAAACAGAGTTAAAAGAAGACAATATCATCCGCGGTAAGGAGATGCTTGTTGCATACTGTAAAACCAAAACAATTACAATGAGTGACTTATTAAAGAATGAGTTTATGGAAGTTGTAATGAAAAAGTACGGTTTTCGTGACTGGGAATCCGTTTATGCAGCAGTAGGGCATGGTGGATTAAAAGAGGGGCAGGTTATTAATAAGCTGCAAGAGGTATATACGAAGAAGAATCGGAAAGAAATGACTGATGAAAAGGTTCTTGAAACGATTGCAGATGTGAAGTTTGACCGACCAGCAGTTATGAAATCCAAAGGTGGTATCGTAGTACAAGGAATTCATGATGTCGCTGTCCACTTTTCAAAGTGTTGCTCTCCAGTACCAGGTGATGAAATCGTTGGATTTGTTACAAGAGGACGTGGAGTTTCTATACATCGTACGGATTGTATTAATGTGATTAACCTTCCATATGAAGATAGGGAACGATTAATTGATGCTGAATGGAATATACCTGCGGATAAGCAAAATTCCGGGCTATATACTGCTGAGATTAAAATCTATGCAAACAACCGGAATGGAGTTTTACTTGATGTATCAAGAATTTTTACGGAAAATAAGATTGATGTTATCTCTATGACGGTAAGAACGAGTAAACAAGGGACCGCAACTATTAGTGTGGGGTTTGAAATAAATGGAGTGGAGCAGTTGCATTTCATTATTGGTAAACTTCGCAGTATTGAGAGTGTAATTGACATTGAACGTACTACAGGTTAA
- a CDS encoding MBL fold metallo-hydrolase, translated as MSKIRLDMLTLGEIRTNCFIVSNEDTKDAVVVDPGDECERILEHLNLNELNIKAILLTHGHFDHIMAARELASTTRVCIYAYESERELLADPGLNCSSIFGKSLTLAPVESLHDLEKIQFADIEFVVLHTPGHTKGSVCYYIPDEQILLSGDTLFFESVGRTDFPTGNSEVLVKSINERLFTLPKEVKVYPGHGCSTSIGYEMQNNPYVNGEGSFY; from the coding sequence ATGAGTAAGATTAGGCTTGATATGCTTACCCTTGGTGAGATTAGAACTAATTGCTTTATCGTCAGCAATGAAGATACGAAGGATGCAGTAGTGGTTGATCCAGGGGATGAATGCGAACGTATTTTAGAACATTTAAATCTTAATGAACTCAATATAAAAGCTATTTTATTAACGCATGGCCACTTTGATCATATCATGGCTGCAAGGGAGCTAGCATCTACGACTAGAGTTTGCATCTACGCATATGAGTCAGAGCGTGAACTTCTTGCGGATCCGGGGCTTAATTGCTCTTCCATCTTTGGAAAGTCACTTACTTTAGCCCCTGTTGAAAGCTTACATGACCTGGAGAAAATTCAGTTTGCTGATATTGAATTTGTCGTGCTTCATACTCCAGGACATACGAAAGGCTCTGTATGCTATTACATTCCTGATGAACAGATTCTTCTAAGCGGAGATACTCTATTTTTTGAATCAGTTGGACGTACCGATTTTCCTACTGGAAATAGTGAAGTATTAGTTAAATCGATCAATGAGAGGTTATTTACCTTACCAAAAGAAGTTAAGGTATATCCTGGACATGGCTGTAGTACAAGCATTGGGTATGAGATGCAAAATAATCCGTATGTAAATGGAGAGGGAAGTTTTTATTAG
- the hemZ gene encoding coproporphyrinogen dehydrogenase HemZ: MIQLTMIGEDYEQDIAPLLKSFYPKEEIKIEKYQTETEQALSTETTLVLRLFLDRFEVALYEDTILRKREEKILSEYPLTRSIYRNALLRVLYLLLSDYTKESLPWGIMTGIRPTKQVLERLEDGVTEEDIKKYLKEEYYCSDEKIALSLNVAKREHEILKDLSYQNGYSIYIGIPFCPSTCHYCSFTSYPLERFEHLVEPYLMALTKEMEYASTCLDKPLSTLYVGGGTPTTLSAKQLEYLLTKIDHYFGIKGLKELTVEAGRPDSITREKLQVLKDFGVSRISINPQSMRQKTLDLIGRKHTATQIEEAFYLAREIGHDNINMDIIIGLSGENPSDVIYTLDRIKSMNPDSLTVHTLAIKRAARLNTQKEQYKDMEAVRVSDMLAETVKFAKENNYDPYYLYRQKNMAENLENVGYARYGKEGIYNILIMEEKQTILALGAGGSSKFVFHKENRIERVENVKSVMDYTERIDEMIQRKKDFLRNSIKDL, encoded by the coding sequence ATGATACAGTTAACGATGATAGGGGAGGATTACGAACAGGACATAGCGCCTTTACTAAAGTCATTCTACCCAAAAGAAGAAATTAAAATAGAGAAATATCAAACAGAAACGGAACAAGCGCTGTCTACTGAGACAACGCTTGTCTTACGACTATTCCTAGACCGATTTGAGGTAGCCTTATATGAGGATACAATTCTAAGGAAAAGGGAAGAGAAAATCTTATCAGAATATCCGCTAACAAGAAGTATTTATCGTAATGCTCTTTTGCGTGTACTCTATCTACTTTTGTCTGACTATACGAAAGAGTCTCTTCCATGGGGAATCATGACAGGTATTCGTCCAACCAAACAAGTACTCGAGAGGCTTGAGGATGGGGTTACAGAAGAAGACATCAAGAAGTATCTAAAAGAGGAGTACTATTGCTCTGATGAAAAGATTGCATTGAGTCTTAATGTCGCAAAGCGTGAGCATGAAATACTAAAGGATCTTAGCTATCAAAATGGGTATAGTATTTACATTGGTATCCCATTTTGCCCTAGTACCTGCCATTATTGTTCCTTTACTTCTTATCCATTAGAGAGATTTGAACACTTAGTGGAGCCATATCTGATGGCTTTGACAAAGGAAATGGAATATGCATCTACTTGTTTAGATAAGCCATTAAGCACTCTTTATGTCGGAGGTGGTACCCCAACGACGCTTAGCGCAAAGCAATTAGAGTACCTACTAACGAAGATCGACCATTATTTTGGTATCAAAGGGCTAAAGGAACTAACTGTGGAAGCAGGGCGACCGGATAGTATCACAAGAGAAAAACTACAGGTATTAAAAGACTTTGGCGTATCAAGAATATCAATTAATCCTCAATCCATGCGACAGAAAACCTTGGATTTAATCGGAAGAAAACATACCGCTACGCAGATTGAAGAAGCATTTTATTTAGCAAGGGAGATAGGGCATGATAATATCAATATGGATATCATCATTGGTCTTAGCGGAGAAAATCCTTCCGATGTCATATATACTCTAGATAGAATTAAGTCAATGAATCCGGATAGTTTGACTGTGCATACCCTTGCAATAAAAAGGGCTGCCAGATTGAATACACAAAAGGAACAATATAAGGATATGGAAGCGGTTCGGGTTAGTGACATGCTAGCAGAAACTGTGAAGTTTGCGAAAGAAAATAACTATGATCCGTATTACTTATATCGTCAAAAGAATATGGCAGAAAACCTTGAAAACGTTGGCTATGCTAGATATGGAAAAGAAGGCATCTATAATATCTTAATTATGGAAGAAAAACAAACAATTCTGGCACTTGGTGCTGGAGGTTCTTCAAAGTTTGTATTTCATAAAGAAAATCGAATCGAACGAGTAGAGAATGTAAAAAGTGTAATGGACTATACGGAACGTATTGACGAGATGATTCAAAGAAAGAAAGATTTCTTAAGAAATTCCATAAAGGACTTATAA
- a CDS encoding HD-GYP domain-containing protein yields MGILGFYRKEELKQIQKESSFRCGNLSAPSATGIAIIRGLDYPYLCEEIKEEAISHGILVSNLAYSLAKELKLSKKTCLELAEAGIVHDIGKLKLGEYLYGKEHDTLKIEEMKYIRLHPELGAQILKDHRCHSREVLTSIYHHHENFDGSGYPDNLSGNAIPYGARILRTCDVFAALVTERAYRSFFEVDAAIELMIDEVKNFDMEIFLAFLRFVHSKEFESIRDYVIYVNNNSMTIPEE; encoded by the coding sequence ATGGGGATATTAGGATTTTATCGAAAAGAAGAACTTAAGCAAATTCAGAAGGAATCGTCCTTTAGATGCGGAAATCTATCAGCGCCTTCTGCAACTGGAATAGCAATCATTCGTGGATTAGATTATCCTTATTTATGTGAGGAAATTAAAGAAGAGGCTATCTCTCATGGAATATTAGTGAGCAATCTTGCTTACTCGTTAGCAAAAGAGCTTAAATTGTCCAAAAAGACTTGTTTAGAGCTTGCAGAGGCAGGAATCGTACATGATATTGGAAAGTTAAAGCTTGGTGAATATCTATATGGTAAGGAGCATGATACCTTAAAGATAGAAGAAATGAAGTATATAAGGCTCCACCCAGAGCTTGGAGCTCAGATTTTAAAAGATCATCGTTGTCACTCAAGGGAAGTATTAACTTCAATATATCACCATCATGAAAACTTTGATGGTTCAGGATATCCTGATAATTTGTCAGGAAATGCAATCCCTTATGGGGCAAGAATTCTTCGTACTTGTGATGTGTTTGCAGCACTAGTGACGGAACGAGCTTATCGTTCTTTTTTCGAAGTCGATGCAGCGATTGAACTTATGATAGATGAAGTGAAAAATTTTGATATGGAGATTTTTTTGGCATTCTTGCGTTTTGTCCATTCCAAAGAGTTTGAATCGATACGTGACTATGTTATTTATGTAAATAATAACTCTATGACTATACCTGAAGAATAG
- the hisS gene encoding histidine--tRNA ligase — MITQRPKGTLDWYGDNMYKRTLIEELARKLCKAYNIKEIITPVFEHTILFQRGVGETTDVVQKEMYTFLDKKDRSITLKPEGTAGAIRAYLENNLYAESGPTKLFYVTPAFRYEQPQSGRLRQHHQFGVEFVGSKSPLAEVELITLITTFLKEIGLKKAKLHINSIGCKNCRATYNEALLTYLRKHEDHLCSTCKERMQKNPLRVIDCKESACKEIVKDAPRTIEYLDEECKNHFEELQSLLHTLNIPFEIDTGIVRGLDYYTKTVFEFVNEDGFTLCGGGRYDGLVHEIDEKQDIPSVGFGMGIERILYFLEKEEVSLPPQPAIELYVGILGAEAKASAYQLVTKLRGEGIITETDYMDRSVKAQMKYANKIGAKNTVILGADELAKGLANVKNMETGEQTELPLEDIADFILKNA, encoded by the coding sequence ATGATTACGCAGCGTCCAAAAGGGACCCTCGACTGGTACGGGGACAATATGTATAAAAGAACATTAATTGAAGAGTTGGCAAGAAAGCTATGCAAAGCTTATAATATAAAAGAAATTATTACTCCGGTATTTGAGCATACCATTCTCTTTCAACGTGGAGTAGGAGAAACAACAGATGTTGTTCAAAAAGAAATGTACACATTTCTTGATAAGAAAGATCGTAGCATAACGCTAAAACCAGAGGGAACTGCTGGTGCGATTCGTGCTTACTTAGAGAATAACTTATATGCGGAAAGTGGACCAACAAAACTCTTTTATGTTACTCCAGCATTTCGTTATGAACAGCCACAAAGTGGTAGATTACGTCAGCATCATCAGTTTGGTGTTGAATTTGTTGGTTCCAAAAGTCCTTTGGCAGAGGTTGAATTGATCACTTTAATTACAACCTTTCTAAAGGAAATTGGATTAAAGAAAGCAAAGCTTCATATCAACAGCATCGGATGTAAAAATTGCAGAGCTACCTATAATGAAGCACTTTTAACTTATTTAAGAAAACACGAAGATCATTTATGTTCAACCTGCAAGGAGCGTATGCAAAAAAATCCGCTTCGAGTAATTGATTGTAAGGAATCCGCTTGCAAAGAAATTGTAAAGGATGCACCTAGAACCATTGAGTATTTAGATGAAGAGTGTAAAAATCACTTTGAAGAATTACAGAGTCTCCTTCATACGTTAAATATTCCATTTGAAATTGATACTGGTATCGTAAGAGGACTAGATTATTATACAAAGACAGTATTTGAATTTGTAAATGAAGATGGCTTTACTTTATGTGGCGGTGGTCGCTATGACGGATTAGTTCATGAAATTGATGAGAAGCAGGACATTCCAAGTGTTGGATTTGGTATGGGAATTGAACGTATTTTATATTTTCTTGAAAAAGAAGAAGTTTCGTTACCACCACAACCAGCGATAGAGCTTTATGTCGGTATTCTTGGAGCAGAAGCAAAAGCATCTGCTTACCAGCTTGTAACCAAGCTTCGTGGTGAAGGAATCATAACGGAAACAGATTATATGGATCGTTCCGTAAAAGCACAGATGAAATATGCAAACAAGATTGGTGCAAAAAATACGGTAATTCTCGGTGCGGATGAGTTAGCGAAAGGATTGGCTAACGTAAAGAATATGGAAACCGGAGAACAAACAGAACTTCCACTAGAGGATATTGCAGATTTTATCCTTAAGAATGCTTAA